Proteins encoded in a region of the Spiroplasma endosymbiont of Amphimallon solstitiale genome:
- a CDS encoding transposase-like zinc-binding domain-containing protein gives MNKNTVKEILNNLSDKDFIEIFRENKTRIKQIEKKEKFEAVEQKFKEKGIQCPDCSSFLCTKYGSKDYKQRYKCKSCNITFHAFKNHYFYWSHLSHDQWDLLIQIATLGQSAYIISQFINTTNKTAWFNRQKFMKSTQLVKTQNQFVKLKARIEIDETFIKEIHKGNFKDPNDPRKQWIEENAKDLNCCIQMAIDENRNIYAQTTNTKRLNKKWVQENLTSKLIEENSIIVCDMQVLYDTVAKQTKSTIQQFKSKENKELNYKKLSNVSKIQSSLKEFITHYHGIGFTNIQNYLNLWKWKYQHYGLTPYQKSNVLYFSL, from the coding sequence ATGAATAAAAATACAGTAAAAGAAATTTTAAATAATTTGTCTGATAAAGATTTTATTGAGATTTTTAGAGAAAATAAAACTAGAATTAAACAAATTGAGAAAAAAGAAAAATTTGAAGCAGTCGAACAAAAATTCAAAGAGAAAGGGATTCAATGTCCAGATTGTAGTTCTTTTTTGTGTACTAAATATGGTAGTAAAGATTATAAGCAAAGATATAAATGTAAAAGTTGTAATATTACTTTTCATGCTTTTAAAAATCATTATTTTTATTGAAGTCATTTATCTCATGATCAATGAGATTTATTGATACAAATAGCTACTTTAGGTCAATCTGCTTACATTATTTCTCAATTTATTAATACTACAAATAAAACTGCCTGATTTAATCGTCAAAAATTTATGAAATCAACACAATTAGTAAAAACACAAAATCAATTTGTAAAATTAAAAGCTAGAATTGAAATTGACGAAACTTTTATCAAAGAAATTCATAAAGGAAACTTTAAAGATCCAAATGATCCAAGAAAACAATGAATTGAAGAAAATGCTAAAGATTTAAATTGTTGTATTCAAATGGCAATTGATGAAAACCGAAATATCTATGCTCAAACAACAAATACTAAAAGATTAAATAAAAAATGAGTACAAGAAAACTTAACATCGAAACTTATCGAAGAAAATTCAATTATAGTTTGTGATATGCAAGTATTATATGATACAGTAGCTAAACAAACTAAATCCACTATCCAGCAGTTTAAATCAAAAGAAAATAAAGAATTAAATTATAAAAAATTAAGTAATGTCAGTAAAATACAATCAAGTTTAAAAGAATTTATTACTCATTACCATGGCATTGGATTTACCAATATTCAAAATTACCTCAATTTATGGAAATGAAAATATCAACACTACGGATTAACCCCTTATCAAAAATCCAATGTGTTATATTTCAGTTTGTAA
- a CDS encoding IS256 family transposase, with amino-acid sequence MAKKQNINNNDPISKAVDLLLENTEDLTTVFKEGGLYKELTKRLVEKMLNSEMQNYLGYEKNQHSNTENARNGTSSKKLITQQGKIEIDVPRDRNSDFTPVIVAKRQRRFDGFDQQVLSLYAKGMTLSDIRMQLQELYHGADISESVISQITDDVIDDVKAWQNRPLESVYPIVYFDCIVVKVRQDKRIINKSVYIALGVDLEGKKDVLGLWISENEGAKFWLANFTEMKNRGLNDILIACSDNLTGMSEAIQAVYPKTEHQLCIVHQIRNSLKYVSYKHRKTLVTDLKPIYSACSEEQAMQALESFESKWNKQYPQIAKSWYKNWENLMIFISYPAEIKRVIYTTNAIESVNSQLRKVIRNKKAFPNDMSVFKIFYLAIENITKKWTLPIQNWNTAIAHFMIKFEDRINLN; translated from the coding sequence ATGGCTAAAAAACAAAATATTAATAATAATGATCCAATATCAAAAGCAGTAGATTTATTATTAGAAAATACTGAAGATTTAACAACAGTTTTTAAAGAAGGGGGTTTATATAAAGAATTAACAAAACGTTTAGTTGAAAAAATGTTGAATTCTGAAATGCAAAATTATTTAGGATATGAAAAAAATCAACATAGTAATACTGAAAATGCTCGTAATGGTACAAGTTCAAAAAAATTAATAACTCAACAAGGTAAAATTGAGATTGATGTACCAAGAGATCGCAATAGTGATTTTACTCCTGTAATAGTTGCAAAAAGACAGCGAAGATTTGATGGTTTTGATCAACAAGTGCTTTCACTATATGCAAAAGGTATGACTCTATCTGACATTAGAATGCAGTTACAAGAGTTATATCATGGTGCTGATATTAGTGAAAGTGTTATTAGTCAAATTACTGATGATGTTATTGATGATGTCAAAGCATGACAAAATCGACCATTAGAAAGCGTTTATCCGATTGTTTATTTTGATTGTATAGTAGTTAAAGTTCGACAAGATAAACGGATTATTAACAAATCAGTTTATATAGCATTAGGAGTTGATTTAGAAGGTAAAAAAGATGTTTTAGGCTTATGAATTAGTGAAAATGAAGGTGCTAAATTTTGATTAGCTAATTTCACAGAAATGAAAAATCGAGGCTTAAATGATATTTTGATTGCTTGTAGTGATAATTTAACAGGCATGTCAGAAGCAATACAAGCAGTTTATCCTAAAACAGAACATCAATTATGCATTGTTCATCAAATTCGAAATAGTTTAAAATATGTTTCATACAAACATCGAAAAACTCTAGTTACAGATTTAAAACCAATTTATAGTGCATGTAGTGAAGAACAAGCAATGCAAGCTTTAGAATCATTTGAAAGTAAATGAAATAAACAATATCCCCAAATTGCTAAATCTTGATATAAAAATTGAGAAAATTTGATGATTTTTATTAGTTATCCTGCAGAAATCAAAAGAGTAATTTATACAACAAATGCTATTGAATCTGTTAATAGTCAATTACGAAAAGTTATTAGAAACAAAAAAGCTTTTCCTAATGATATGTCAGTTTTTAAAATATTTTATTTAGCAATTGAAAATATAACAAAAAAATGAACATTGCCTATTCAAAATTGAAATACAGCAATTGCTCATTTTATGATAAAATTTGAAGACAGAATTAATCTGAACTAG
- a CDS encoding IS256 family transposase, translated as MAKKQNINNNDPISKAVDLLLENTGDLTTVFKEGGLYKELTKRLVEKMLNSEMQNYLGYEKNQHSNTENARNGTSSKKLITQQGKIEIDVPRDRNSDFTPVIVAKRQQRFDGFDQQVLSLYAKGMTLSDIRMQLQELYHGADISESVISQITDDVIDDVKTWQNRPLESVYPIVYFDCIVVKVRQDKQIINKSVYIALGVDLEGKKDVLGLWISENEGAKFWLANFTEMKNRGLNDILIACSDNLTGMSEAIQAVYPKTEHQLCIVHQIRNSLKYVSYKHRKTLVTDLKPIYSACSEEQAMQALESFESKWNKQYPQIAKSWYKNWENLMIFISYPAEIKRVIYTTNAIESVNSQLRKVIRNKKAFPNDMSVFKIFYLAIENITKKWTLPIQNWNTAIAHFMIKFEDRINLN; from the coding sequence ATGGCTAAAAAACAAAATATTAATAATAATGATCCAATATCAAAAGCAGTAGATTTATTATTAGAAAATACTGGAGATTTAACAACAGTTTTTAAAGAAGGGGGTTTATATAAAGAATTAACAAAACGTTTAGTTGAAAAAATGTTGAATTCTGAAATGCAAAATTATTTAGGATATGAAAAAAATCAACATAGTAATACTGAAAATGCTCGTAATGGTACAAGTTCAAAAAAATTAATAACTCAACAAGGTAAAATTGAGATTGATGTACCAAGAGATCGCAATAGTGATTTTACTCCTGTAATAGTTGCAAAAAGACAGCAAAGATTTGATGGTTTTGATCAACAAGTGCTTTCACTATATGCAAAAGGTATGACTCTATCTGACATTAGAATGCAGTTACAAGAGTTATATCATGGTGCTGATATTAGTGAAAGTGTTATTAGTCAAATTACTGATGATGTTATTGATGATGTCAAAACATGACAAAATCGACCATTAGAAAGCGTTTATCCGATTGTTTATTTTGATTGTATAGTAGTTAAAGTTCGACAAGATAAACAGATTATTAATAAATCAGTTTATATAGCATTAGGAGTTGATTTAGAAGGTAAAAAAGATGTTTTAGGCTTATGAATTAGTGAAAATGAAGGTGCTAAATTTTGATTAGCTAATTTCACAGAAATGAAAAATCGAGGCTTAAATGATATTTTGATTGCTTGTAGTGATAATTTAACAGGCATGTCAGAAGCAATACAAGCAGTTTATCCTAAAACAGAACATCAATTATGCATTGTTCATCAAATTCGAAATAGTTTAAAATATGTTTCATACAAACATCGAAAAACTCTAGTTACAGATTTAAAACCAATTTATAGTGCATGTAGTGAAGAACAAGCAATGCAAGCTTTAGAATCATTTGAAAGTAAATGAAATAAACAATATCCCCAAATTGCTAAATCTTGATATAAAAATTGAGAAAATTTGATGATTTTTATTAGTTATCCTGCAGAAATCAAAAGAGTAATTTATACAACAAATGCTATTGAATCTGTTAATAGTCAATTACGAAAAGTTATTAGAAACAAAAAAGCTTTTCCTAATGATATGTCAGTTTTTAAAATATTTTATTTAGCAATTGAAAATATAACAAAAAAATGAACATTGCCTATTCAAAATTGAAATACAGCAATTGCTCATTTTATGATAAAATTTGAAGACAGAATTAATCTGAACTAG
- a CDS encoding IS30 family transposase, protein MYKYLTIESIIAIKEYKSYGFSIRKIAKAIDYSKSTVHRVCRLLNQNLLPLEILNKIQKNKQNAGRKLIILTLIEINTINHLLITKNYALDIIANFLKENKIKSISTKTLYNMFKTNRMGFDENNLLRKGKNKPHKQKETRGRINNCKSIHERNLIIPNIKNIEEFGHLEGDTIIGKDHKSSIITLADIWSKTTIPLATKNNKSENITKSIIKFISKLQKGTVKTITFDRGKEFSKWKLIEKNCNVKIYFADPGKPCQRGLNENNNGILRRYLPKSTDLSSYKQKDLNTIAFQINSTPRKSLSYKRPIDLIQLF, encoded by the coding sequence ATGTATAAGTATCTGACTATTGAATCAATAATAGCAATAAAAGAATATAAAAGTTATGGATTTTCGATTCGTAAAATAGCAAAAGCCATTGATTATAGTAAATCAACTGTACATAGAGTTTGTAGATTATTAAATCAAAACTTATTACCATTAGAAATATTGAATAAAATTCAAAAAAATAAACAAAATGCAGGTAGAAAATTAATAATTTTAACTTTAATAGAAATTAATACTATTAATCATTTGTTAATTACTAAAAATTATGCTCTTGATATAATTGCTAATTTTTTAAAGGAAAATAAAATAAAAAGTATTTCAACAAAAACTTTATATAACATGTTTAAAACAAATCGAATGGGTTTTGATGAAAATAACTTATTGAGAAAAGGAAAAAATAAACCTCACAAACAAAAAGAAACTAGGGGCAGAATTAATAATTGTAAGTCTATTCATGAAAGAAATTTAATCATTCCTAATATTAAAAATATAGAAGAATTTGGTCATTTAGAGGGTGATACTATCATTGGTAAAGATCATAAAAGTTCTATTATTACTTTAGCTGATATATGATCAAAAACCACAATTCCTTTAGCAACTAAAAATAATAAATCAGAAAATATTACAAAAAGTATAATAAAATTTATTTCAAAGTTACAAAAAGGAACAGTTAAAACTATTACTTTTGATCGTGGTAAAGAATTTAGTAAATGAAAATTAATCGAAAAAAATTGTAATGTTAAGATTTATTTTGCAGATCCTGGTAAACCTTGTCAAAGAGGTTTAAATGAAAATAATAATGGTATTTTAAGAAGATATTTACCAAAATCTACAGATCTATCTTCATATAAACAAAAAGATTTAAATACTATAGCATTTCAAATTAATTCTACACCCAGAAAATCACTATCTTATAAAAGACCAATAGATTTAATACAATTATTTTAA
- a CDS encoding inorganic diphosphatase — protein MNKSENNIVQMVVEIPKGSSNKYEYDWKSKTMILDRVLYGANFYPSEYGYIPETLDYDGDPLDIISLITYPTFPGCLVEVRILGMIKMIDGGEVDTKLFGVVNSDPRFNEYQDLKDVPQHLRDEIVNFFLQYKELQKKKVIIEGWGNLKEALTELTTCKNIFKQYQNEMNNLPKAQLVSLLNKK, from the coding sequence ATGAATAAAAGTGAAAATAACATTGTGCAAATGGTAGTTGAAATTCCCAAAGGATCAAGTAATAAATATGAATATGATTGAAAATCTAAAACTATGATATTAGATCGTGTTCTTTATGGTGCTAATTTTTATCCCAGTGAATATGGATATATTCCTGAAACTTTAGATTACGATGGTGATCCTTTAGATATTATTAGTTTAATTACTTATCCAACTTTCCCTGGTTGCTTAGTAGAAGTTAGAATTTTAGGAATGATTAAAATGATTGACGGTGGTGAAGTTGATACTAAATTATTTGGTGTTGTTAATTCTGATCCACGCTTTAATGAGTATCAAGATCTAAAAGATGTACCACAACATTTACGTGATGAAATTGTTAATTTCTTTCTACAATATAAAGAATTACAAAAAAAGAAAGTCATAATTGAAGGTTGAGGTAACTTAAAAGAAGCATTAACTGAACTTACAACATGTAAAAATATATTTAAACAATATCAAAATGAAATGAATAATTTACCAAAAGCACAATTAGTGTCATTATTAAACAAAAAATAA
- a CDS encoding IS256 family transposase: MYHYFSTKLKENTEDLTTVFKEGGLYKELTKRLVEKMLNSEMQNYLGYEKNQHSNTENARNGTSSKKLITQQGKIEIDVPRDRNSDFTPVIVAKRQRRFDGFDQQVLSLYAKGMTLSDIRMQLQELYHGADISESVISQITDDVIDDVKAWQNRPLESVYPIVYFDCIVVKVRQDKRIINKSVYIALGVDLEGKKDVLGLWISENEGAKFWLANFTEMKNRGLNDILIACSDNLTGMSEAIQAVYPKTEHQLCIVHQIRNSLKYVSYKHRKTLVTDLKPIYSACSEEQAMQALESFESKWNKQYPQIAKSWYKNWENLMIFISYPAEIKRVIYTTNAIESVNSQLRKVIRNKKAFPNDMSVFKIFYLAIENITKKWTLPIQNWNTAIAHFMIKFEDRINLN; the protein is encoded by the coding sequence ATGTATCATTACTTTTCTACAAAATTAAAGGAAAATACTGAAGATTTAACAACAGTTTTTAAAGAAGGGGGTTTATATAAAGAATTAACAAAACGTTTAGTTGAAAAAATGTTGAATTCTGAAATGCAAAATTATTTAGGATATGAAAAAAATCAACATAGTAATACTGAAAATGCTCGTAATGGTACAAGTTCAAAAAAATTAATAACTCAACAAGGTAAAATTGAGATTGATGTACCAAGAGATCGCAATAGTGATTTTACTCCTGTAATAGTTGCAAAAAGACAGCGAAGATTTGATGGTTTTGATCAACAAGTGCTTTCACTATATGCAAAAGGTATGACTCTATCTGACATTAGAATGCAGTTACAAGAGTTATATCATGGTGCTGATATTAGTGAAAGTGTTATTAGTCAAATTACTGATGATGTTATTGATGATGTCAAAGCATGACAAAATCGACCATTAGAAAGCGTTTATCCGATTGTTTATTTTGATTGTATAGTAGTTAAAGTTCGACAAGATAAACGGATTATTAATAAATCAGTTTATATAGCATTAGGAGTTGATTTAGAAGGTAAAAAAGATGTTTTAGGCTTATGAATTAGTGAAAATGAAGGTGCTAAATTTTGATTAGCTAATTTCACAGAAATGAAAAATCGAGGCTTAAATGATATTTTGATTGCTTGTAGTGATAATTTAACAGGCATGTCAGAAGCAATACAAGCAGTTTATCCTAAAACAGAACATCAATTATGCATTGTTCATCAAATTCGAAATAGTTTAAAATATGTTTCATACAAACATCGAAAAACTCTAGTTACAGATTTAAAACCAATTTATAGTGCATGTAGTGAAGAACAAGCAATGCAAGCTTTAGAATCATTTGAAAGTAAATGAAATAAACAATATCCCCAAATTGCTAAATCTTGATATAAAAATTGAGAAAATTTGATGATTTTTATTAGTTATCCTGCAGAAATCAAAAGAGTAATTTATACAACAAATGCTATTGAATCTGTTAATAGTCAATTACGAAAAGTTATTAGAAACAAAAAAGCTTTTCCTAATGATATGTCAGTTTTTAAAATATTTTATTTAGCAATTGAAAATATAACAAAAAAATGAACATTGCCTATTCAAAATTGAAATACAGCAATTGCTCATTTTATGATAAAATTTGAAGATAGAATTAATCTGAACTAG
- a CDS encoding transposase-like zinc-binding domain-containing protein has protein sequence MSDKDFIEIFRENKTRIKQIEKKEKFEAVEQKFKEKGIQCPDCSSFLSTKYGSKDYKQRYKCKSCNITFHAFKNHYFYWSHLSHDQWDLLIQIATLGQSAYIISQFINTTNKTAWFNRQKFMKSTQLVKTQNQFVKLKARIEVDETFIKEIHKGNFKDPNDPRKQWIEENAKDLNCCIQMAIDENRNIYAQTTNTKRLNKKWVQENLTSKLIEENSIIVCDMQVLYDTVAKQTKSTIQQFKSKENKELNYKKLSNVSKIQSSLKEFITHYHGIGFTNIQNYLNLWKWKYQHYGLTPYQKSNVLYFSL, from the coding sequence TTGTCTGATAAAGATTTTATTGAGATTTTTAGAGAAAATAAAACTAGAATTAAACAAATTGAGAAAAAAGAAAAATTTGAAGCAGTCGAACAAAAATTCAAAGAGAAAGGGATTCAATGTCCAGATTGTAGTTCTTTTTTGTCTACTAAATATGGTAGTAAAGATTATAAGCAAAGATATAAATGTAAAAGTTGTAATATTACTTTTCATGCTTTTAAAAATCATTATTTTTATTGAAGTCATTTATCTCATGATCAATGAGATTTATTGATACAAATAGCTACTTTAGGTCAATCTGCTTACATTATTTCTCAATTTATTAATACTACAAATAAAACTGCCTGATTTAATCGTCAAAAATTTATGAAATCAACACAATTAGTAAAAACACAAAATCAATTTGTAAAATTAAAAGCTAGAATTGAAGTTGACGAAACTTTTATCAAAGAAATTCATAAAGGAAACTTTAAAGATCCAAATGATCCAAGAAAACAATGAATTGAAGAAAATGCTAAAGATTTAAATTGTTGTATTCAAATGGCAATTGATGAAAACCGAAATATCTATGCTCAAACAACAAATACTAAAAGATTAAATAAAAAATGAGTACAAGAAAACTTAACATCGAAACTTATCGAAGAAAATTCAATTATAGTTTGTGATATGCAAGTATTATATGATACAGTAGCTAAACAAACTAAATCCACTATCCAGCAGTTTAAATCAAAAGAAAATAAAGAATTAAATTATAAAAAATTAAGTAATGTCAGTAAAATACAATCAAGTTTAAAAGAATTTATTACTCATTACCATGGCATTGGATTTACCAATATTCAAAATTACCTCAATTTATGGAAATGAAAATATCAACACTACGGATTAACCCCTTATCAAAAATCCAATGTGTTATATTTCAGTTTGTAA
- a CDS encoding J domain-containing protein, with the protein MKQYYELLGLSIGATIPEINASFRRLSLKLHPDKNTNNPEATINFQKLSEARNVLVKQKEYQEKTNKVWKENLKKQQAEQETFQSKQKEEIFFNFVEK; encoded by the coding sequence ATGAAGCAATATTATGAACTATTAGGTTTATCTATTGGTGCAACAATTCCTGAAATTAATGCATCTTTTAGACGTTTATCTTTAAAATTACATCCAGATAAAAATACTAATAATCCAGAAGCAACTATTAATTTTCAAAAATTAAGTGAAGCGCGTAATGTTTTAGTTAAACAAAAAGAATATCAAGAAAAAACTAATAAAGTATGGAAAGAAAATTTAAAAAAACAACAAGCAGAACAAGAAACATTTCAAAGTAAACAAAAAGAAGAAATTTTCTTTAATTTTGTAGAAAAGTAG